The proteins below come from a single Edaphobacter acidisoli genomic window:
- a CDS encoding sigma-54 interaction domain-containing protein, producing the protein MHQTIHILAVSDNVDIRNLIQSTFEARGQLAICVPSSQEAIHLLNRGIQAEIILFDANANKLAPAPSPLGLFEKITDEKLCVLSGPSDTSWEHYAAKCGIATTLTLPLRRQDIENLSEKTKEYASFQPSTGASQTSCHLEELDNNRFFLAASSPMMKLYRDVRALAPVDIPVLILGESGVGKEVVAMLLHKYHARAEKTFLNVNCAALPTELLESELFGYEAGAFTGATKAKPGKFELANKGTLLLDEIGEMSSQMQAKLLHVLQDGSFCRLGARTTTQVDVRTLAATNINMEEAIAQKRFREDLYYRLNTLTLTVPPLRERREEIPLLIEQMTRRGSAELGQPFAFSRRLIETAQDYHWPGNVRELRNFVTRTLILQDERSAYNDLHAKIRTEAPCTTAVAVEVPIQEKKAAIPVGMKDVISDVKNQAEIRMLQDALLASGWNRRRAAINLNISYRSLLYKIQRHGLTAHHESSVA; encoded by the coding sequence ATGCATCAAACCATACATATTCTTGCAGTTAGCGACAATGTTGATATTCGCAATTTGATCCAGTCAACGTTTGAGGCCCGTGGTCAATTAGCAATTTGCGTCCCCTCCTCCCAGGAAGCGATCCATCTTCTTAATCGTGGCATCCAGGCGGAGATCATCCTTTTCGACGCAAACGCGAACAAGCTTGCACCCGCCCCTTCCCCTCTGGGGCTGTTTGAGAAAATTACCGATGAAAAGCTTTGCGTTCTCTCGGGGCCCAGTGACACATCGTGGGAGCATTACGCAGCGAAATGTGGCATCGCCACCACGTTGACTCTGCCTCTGCGGCGGCAGGATATTGAAAACCTGTCTGAAAAGACCAAAGAGTACGCATCCTTCCAACCCTCTACAGGTGCGTCCCAGACATCCTGCCACCTTGAAGAGTTGGACAACAATCGGTTCTTCCTCGCCGCATCTTCCCCCATGATGAAACTCTACCGCGACGTCCGTGCACTTGCGCCCGTCGACATTCCCGTTCTTATCCTCGGCGAAAGCGGAGTGGGCAAGGAAGTAGTGGCTATGTTGTTGCACAAATACCACGCCCGCGCAGAGAAAACCTTCCTCAATGTCAATTGTGCCGCGCTGCCAACCGAACTACTCGAAAGTGAGCTCTTCGGTTACGAGGCAGGAGCCTTTACCGGCGCCACCAAAGCTAAACCCGGAAAATTTGAGCTCGCCAACAAAGGCACTTTGCTCCTCGATGAGATTGGCGAGATGAGCTCACAGATGCAGGCAAAGCTGCTCCATGTTCTACAGGATGGCAGCTTCTGCCGTCTCGGAGCTCGCACGACCACGCAAGTCGATGTGCGCACTCTTGCGGCGACAAACATCAATATGGAGGAGGCCATCGCGCAAAAGCGATTTCGCGAAGACCTCTACTATCGACTCAACACATTGACCCTCACCGTGCCGCCCTTGCGTGAGCGCCGCGAAGAGATTCCGCTGCTTATCGAGCAGATGACCCGGCGTGGCTCAGCTGAGCTTGGGCAACCCTTTGCCTTCTCTCGTCGCCTGATCGAAACGGCACAGGATTACCACTGGCCAGGCAATGTCCGCGAGCTCCGCAACTTCGTCACCCGTACGCTAATTTTGCAGGACGAGCGATCTGCCTACAACGATCTGCATGCCAAGATCCGGACTGAGGCACCATGCACAACAGCAGTCGCCGTCGAAGTTCCTATCCAGGAAAAGAAAGCTGCGATCCCTGTCGGCATGAAAGACGTAATCTCGGATGTCAAGAATCAGGCAGAGATTCGGATGCTTCAAGACGCCCTGTTGGCCTCGGGCTGGAACCGCAGACGGGCCGCGATTAACCTCAACATCAGTTACCGCAGCCTCTTATATAAAATTCAACGGCATGGGCTAACTGCACATCATGAAAGCTCAGTAGCCTGA
- a CDS encoding choice-of-anchor D domain-containing protein, with translation MSRNGRLRVLFLALVCCVTVAISGCGSGLNGAEAGIFLAAPGNVDFGTVAVGESVDSTVSVTNAGDTTANVTQVSIAGGSFSLVGGDNTPIAIPSGGTYAVKVAFTPSAASDYSGQLTMLDASAKPVAEVKMKGSGKGHQPGTTAAANPQLTVSTASLSFGSVTVGSATTQPVTLTSTGTTAVTVNAAAITGGGYSIVGGSFPVTLNPSQSLTVQVQFDPSATGSATGQLTITSNSSTGSTAGVTLSGTGTAAANPQLTVSTASLSFGSVTVGSATTQPVTLTSTGTTAVTVNAAAITGGGYSIVGGSFPVTLNPSQSLTVQVQFDPSATGSATGQLTITSNSSTGSTAGVTLSGTGTAAAHEVDLSWTAPTTSTDPVAGYHIYRSSGSGVFALINSGLDVPTAYADNTVVSGATYTYYVTSVDYNGIESDPSNQASFTIP, from the coding sequence GTGTCGCGGAATGGGCGCCTTCGCGTTCTTTTCCTTGCGCTCGTCTGCTGCGTGACGGTAGCAATATCGGGGTGTGGTTCTGGACTCAATGGAGCGGAGGCAGGGATATTTCTGGCGGCGCCTGGGAACGTGGACTTTGGCACGGTTGCTGTAGGCGAGTCTGTAGATAGTACCGTGAGTGTGACCAATGCGGGAGACACTACGGCGAATGTGACTCAGGTGAGCATTGCGGGAGGGTCGTTCTCTCTTGTCGGCGGGGATAATACGCCGATTGCTATCCCATCTGGCGGTACGTATGCAGTCAAGGTGGCGTTTACCCCCTCTGCGGCCTCGGATTACTCAGGCCAACTCACGATGTTGGACGCGTCGGCTAAGCCTGTTGCCGAGGTGAAGATGAAGGGCAGCGGAAAAGGGCATCAACCGGGAACGACGGCGGCGGCGAACCCGCAGTTGACGGTGAGCACGGCGAGTCTGAGCTTCGGGAGTGTGACGGTGGGGTCGGCGACGACGCAGCCTGTGACGCTGACGTCGACGGGGACGACGGCAGTGACGGTGAACGCGGCAGCGATCACGGGTGGGGGGTACAGCATCGTTGGGGGCAGCTTCCCGGTGACGCTGAATCCGTCGCAGTCGCTGACGGTGCAGGTGCAGTTCGATCCATCGGCGACGGGATCAGCGACGGGTCAGTTGACGATCACGAGCAACTCGAGCACGGGGAGCACGGCTGGGGTGACGCTGAGTGGAACGGGTACGGCGGCGGCGAACCCGCAGTTGACGGTGAGCACGGCGAGTCTGAGCTTCGGGAGCGTGACGGTGGGGTCGGCGACGACGCAGCCTGTGACGCTGACGTCGACGGGGACGACGGCAGTGACGGTGAACGCGGCAGCGATCACGGGTGGGGGGTACAGCATCGTTGGGGGCAGCTTCCCGGTGACGCTGAATCCGTCGCAGTCGCTGACGGTGCAGGTGCAGTTCGATCCATCAGCGACGGGATCAGCGACGGGTCAGTTGACGATCACGAGCAACTCGAGCACGGGGAGCACGGCTGGGGTGACGCTGAGTGGAACGGGTACAGCGGCGGCACACGAAGTGGATTTGAGCTGGACGGCGCCGACTACTTCGACCGATCCTGTGGCTGGATATCACATCTATCGCTCATCCGGCAGCGGAGTATTTGCCTTGATCAACTCTGGACTGGATGTGCCTACGGCATATGCGGACAATACTGTGGTCAGTGGGGCCACGTACACCTACTACGTCACGAGTGTGGATTACAACGGTATTGAGAGTGACCCATCGAACCAGGCGTCCTTTACGATTCCATAG
- a CDS encoding DUF4082 domain-containing protein encodes MPNYRRQTSKWTISAFLAVLLATLFGATEAVHAQCSNPANAIVAENCLPGNPQSEWDINNGDAGDPSIQGFATDISVNQGGTIYFKIDTNASAYTINIYRMGYYGGMGARKVATITPSVSLPQTQPACVTNTSVGLADCGNWAVSASWAVPANATSGIYFAHLVRSDTGGDSHIVFIVRNDSSHSNILFQTNDSTWQAYNYYGGGSLYGPNTPNFDLSNRSYKVSYNRPVLTRGFDNESATWVFGSNYPMVRWLEANGYDVTYFTDVDATRSGSLILNHKIYMADGHDEYISAPQRADIKAARDAGVNLAFFTGNGMFWKTRWENSIDGSNTPYRTLVCYKETLAFAKIDPTSTWTGTWRDPSFSPPSDGGQPENALTGTLFMVNGPGADNNGLALEVPAADGKMRFWRNTAVASQAANQTYTMPQGTLGYEWDEDVDNGFRPAGLFDLSTATYSLDTDLLLDYGGTYGAGNATHHMTMYRAPSGALVFGAGTVQWSWGLDSNHDNSFGFDTPDPDPNMQQATVNLFADMGVQPTTLQPGLSAATASTDTTPPASRITSPAANATVNTGNGVTISGTASDVGGVVAGVEVSGDNGTTWHPASGRTSWSYTWTPSVVGSATLLSRAVDDSGNIETPSSGVTVNVQPQTCPCSIWNASSSPKTPDSGDGNSVEVGVKFRTDSDGSVLGIRFYKATANTGTHIGHLWSSTGALLGTATFTSESGSGWQQVYFSSPIPITANTTYVASYFAPSGHYSDDSEYFLQSGYDNPPLHALENGVDGDNGVYLYTTAGAFPNQSFLSTNYWVDVVFTSSNTYSLSGTIAGTGGGGATVSLSGAESLTTTSDTSGNYSFDGLVNGTYTVSVSNPGVTFAPPTQTITIDSTAVSNVNFTATVTNPLSISGTINGGAGATVNLGGAATGQITADASGNYSFTGLMGGSYTVTPVLPGYIFTPYSQSVSLSATNATNVNFQGQVCACVSIWQPSSVPTLADSNDGTPVEVGVKFRADATGYIAGVRFYKAATNVGTHVAHLWSDTGALLATATFTNETASGWQQVNFSEPVEISANTTYIVSYFAPSGHYSADTNYFATTGVNNPPLHALAEGVDGSNGVYIYTSSGGVFPVNSYDSTNYWVDVVYMGYQSYSISGTISGAGGAGATVTLNGLNPTTTTADSSGNYSFSGLYAGTYTVTPSESGYVMVPGTQTVTISNASVAGVNFTVPSICPCDTIWQPSTVPTVVDQNDPQSIELGLRFRADNDGYVVGVRFYKSAANTGVHIGNLWTSAQTGSGSLLATASFANESATGWQQVTFANPVPVTANTTYIASYFAPAGHYSATSGAFATAGVDNPPLHALENGVDGLNGIYSYSSTSTYPSSSYNSANYWVDVIYAPATTFTLAGTITGAGASGTQVTLTGPVSLTTTTGTTGAYAFSGLPNGTYTVTPSNGGIAFSPASQTVTINGAHQLAVNFSSNLPYSISGTITGGGGDTVALTGSATLTTTADASGNYTFQQVTNGTYTITPGTAGFTVSPASQNVTVNGASVTGVNFTATVVTYAISGTITGGAGATVSLSGPATATTTADASGNYSFGGLVNGTYTVTPSVPNLIFNPGNLTLVVYGANITGANFAVLSNCPCDTIWQPSATPGSPDVGDTNSVELGVKFRANADGYVSGIRFYKSFSNQGTHQGNLWTSTGTLLATATFINESSTGWQQVIFSQPVAVKANTTYVASYFAPDGHYSADSGFFTSQGVNAPPLDALQNGVDGPNGLYGYSATSVFPTSSSNAANYWVDVIYSPTTTYTVAGVISGVGGPGAVVNLSGAATATTTANASGAFSFNGLANGTYTITPVLAGYVFSPAATTVTINNAHVLNVAISSSQAFNISGTISGAGGSGATVTLGGAATGTVTANASGVYTFTGLANGSYTVTPAKAGYVMTPSSQAVTLNGSNATANFSSQLQTYTLSGTISGAGGNGATVTLSGTSSATVTASSTGAYSFTVTNGSYTVTPTKAGFIFTPANRAVTVSGANTTANFTSAQTFSISGTVSGLGGAGVTVSLSGGATATTVTNSSGGFTFSGLVSGTYTVQVKKSGVIFVPSSKSVTIKTANVTGVNFLAL; translated from the coding sequence ATGCCCAACTATCGACGACAGACTTCAAAATGGACCATTTCCGCGTTTCTCGCTGTGCTGCTTGCGACCTTATTTGGCGCGACTGAAGCAGTGCACGCGCAATGCAGCAATCCTGCGAATGCGATTGTTGCTGAGAACTGCCTGCCTGGTAACCCACAAAGCGAGTGGGACATTAACAACGGTGATGCGGGCGATCCCTCGATCCAGGGCTTTGCTACTGATATCAGTGTGAACCAGGGCGGCACGATCTATTTCAAGATCGACACGAATGCATCTGCTTACACAATCAATATTTACCGTATGGGGTATTACGGGGGGATGGGAGCCCGTAAGGTCGCCACGATCACCCCGTCCGTATCCCTTCCGCAGACACAGCCAGCGTGTGTAACGAATACCAGTGTTGGCCTAGCAGACTGCGGTAATTGGGCCGTCTCGGCGTCGTGGGCGGTGCCGGCAAATGCTACTTCCGGTATCTATTTTGCTCATCTGGTCCGCAGCGATACCGGGGGAGACAGTCACATTGTATTTATTGTCCGAAATGACTCGAGTCATTCCAATATTTTGTTTCAAACCAATGATTCCACCTGGCAGGCTTATAACTACTATGGCGGTGGAAGTCTCTATGGACCCAATACTCCAAACTTCGATTTATCTAATCGTTCTTATAAGGTGAGTTACAACCGTCCCGTGTTGACGCGGGGCTTCGATAATGAATCGGCGACGTGGGTTTTTGGTTCGAACTATCCCATGGTGCGATGGCTCGAAGCAAATGGGTATGACGTCACCTACTTCACTGACGTCGACGCGACGCGCTCTGGAAGCCTGATTCTTAACCACAAGATATATATGGCTGACGGCCACGACGAATATATTTCAGCTCCGCAGCGTGCCGATATTAAAGCAGCGCGGGATGCGGGCGTGAACCTGGCGTTCTTTACGGGCAATGGAATGTTTTGGAAGACGCGCTGGGAAAACAGTATCGACGGATCAAATACTCCCTATAGAACACTGGTCTGCTATAAGGAGACGCTTGCGTTTGCGAAGATCGATCCTACCTCGACTTGGACAGGCACTTGGCGCGATCCGAGTTTCAGCCCGCCTTCGGATGGAGGGCAGCCTGAGAACGCTCTTACGGGTACCCTCTTCATGGTGAATGGGCCGGGCGCAGACAATAATGGCCTGGCGCTCGAGGTTCCTGCCGCGGACGGGAAAATGCGCTTCTGGCGTAATACCGCAGTCGCCTCGCAGGCTGCAAATCAGACCTACACCATGCCTCAGGGAACCCTAGGATATGAATGGGACGAGGATGTCGATAATGGGTTCAGACCAGCGGGATTATTTGATCTTTCCACCGCGACCTATTCCCTGGATACCGATCTTCTGCTGGACTACGGTGGAACCTATGGCGCAGGGAACGCGACTCACCATATGACGATGTATCGTGCTCCGAGCGGAGCGCTCGTTTTTGGCGCAGGAACTGTGCAATGGTCATGGGGCCTGGACAGCAACCACGATAATTCGTTCGGCTTCGACACGCCCGATCCAGATCCGAATATGCAACAGGCTACGGTCAACCTGTTTGCCGACATGGGCGTACAGCCAACGACGTTGCAGCCTGGTCTGTCGGCGGCGACAGCTTCAACGGATACAACGCCTCCGGCTTCAAGAATCACATCGCCTGCAGCGAATGCGACAGTCAACACCGGGAATGGGGTTACGATTTCAGGAACAGCGTCTGATGTTGGCGGCGTCGTTGCTGGAGTTGAGGTCTCTGGTGACAATGGAACGACCTGGCATCCTGCAAGCGGACGTACGAGTTGGAGTTATACCTGGACGCCATCGGTTGTCGGCTCGGCCACCCTCTTAAGCCGCGCGGTGGATGACAGCGGAAACATTGAAACTCCAAGCAGCGGTGTTACTGTCAACGTGCAGCCGCAGACTTGTCCGTGCAGTATCTGGAATGCATCGAGTTCACCAAAGACTCCAGATAGCGGAGATGGCAATTCGGTTGAAGTAGGTGTGAAGTTCCGTACGGACTCTGATGGCTCTGTGCTCGGCATCCGGTTCTACAAGGCGACGGCGAACACAGGCACTCATATTGGACATTTGTGGTCAAGCACTGGAGCGTTGCTGGGCACGGCGACCTTCACCAGTGAGAGCGGTTCTGGATGGCAGCAGGTCTACTTCTCTTCACCGATTCCAATTACTGCTAACACGACCTATGTGGCTTCGTATTTCGCGCCCTCAGGCCACTACTCGGACGATTCTGAATACTTCCTGCAGTCGGGATATGACAATCCTCCGTTGCACGCTCTGGAAAATGGTGTGGATGGCGATAACGGTGTGTATCTATACACGACCGCAGGCGCCTTCCCCAATCAGAGTTTTCTTTCGACCAACTATTGGGTGGATGTGGTCTTCACGTCGTCGAATACCTATAGCCTGTCTGGAACGATTGCAGGGACTGGTGGCGGAGGAGCAACCGTAAGCCTGAGCGGAGCTGAGTCGCTTACAACAACGTCTGATACATCGGGGAACTATAGCTTTGATGGATTGGTGAATGGGACATACACAGTTTCGGTGAGTAACCCGGGCGTTACATTTGCCCCGCCAACTCAGACGATCACTATCGACAGCACTGCTGTGTCGAACGTCAACTTCACCGCCACGGTGACAAATCCGCTAAGTATTTCCGGAACAATTAATGGAGGTGCCGGAGCGACGGTCAATCTGGGTGGCGCTGCGACGGGGCAGATCACTGCCGATGCGTCAGGGAACTACAGCTTCACGGGCTTGATGGGCGGATCGTATACGGTGACGCCGGTCCTTCCAGGCTATATCTTTACCCCGTACTCGCAATCAGTAAGCCTGTCTGCCACGAATGCGACGAACGTGAACTTCCAGGGCCAGGTGTGTGCCTGTGTTTCGATCTGGCAGCCGTCGTCAGTGCCTACGCTGGCTGACAGTAACGATGGTACGCCGGTTGAAGTTGGCGTGAAATTCAGGGCGGATGCGACAGGCTACATTGCCGGTGTTCGCTTCTACAAAGCAGCTACCAATGTGGGTACGCATGTGGCCCACCTCTGGTCGGACACGGGAGCATTGCTGGCTACAGCTACTTTTACCAATGAGACAGCATCGGGCTGGCAGCAGGTCAACTTCTCTGAGCCGGTCGAAATATCGGCAAATACGACCTATATCGTCTCTTACTTTGCTCCGTCTGGACACTATTCAGCTGACACGAACTACTTTGCGACGACCGGAGTGAATAACCCGCCTCTCCATGCCCTCGCTGAAGGTGTTGATGGTTCCAATGGTGTTTATATCTATACCTCCAGCGGAGGAGTCTTCCCGGTCAATTCCTACGACTCGACCAACTATTGGGTTGATGTGGTGTACATGGGGTATCAATCCTACAGCATCAGTGGGACAATCAGCGGCGCAGGCGGAGCAGGGGCGACCGTAACGCTTAACGGATTGAATCCGACTACAACAACAGCAGACAGCTCGGGAAATTACAGCTTCAGTGGCCTCTACGCAGGAACCTATACCGTAACTCCGAGCGAGTCCGGTTACGTCATGGTTCCAGGAACCCAGACGGTCACAATAAGCAATGCCAGCGTAGCCGGCGTTAACTTTACTGTTCCGTCTATCTGCCCATGTGACACGATTTGGCAACCTTCGACGGTGCCAACCGTGGTTGATCAGAATGATCCACAATCAATTGAACTTGGTCTGAGGTTCCGCGCGGACAACGACGGCTACGTTGTGGGCGTTCGCTTCTATAAATCCGCCGCCAACACGGGCGTGCATATTGGGAACCTGTGGACCAGTGCGCAGACCGGATCCGGCAGTTTGCTGGCGACGGCTTCATTTGCTAACGAAAGCGCTACGGGATGGCAGCAGGTGACATTTGCCAATCCAGTACCTGTTACTGCGAACACAACGTATATTGCGTCCTACTTCGCACCAGCGGGGCATTATTCAGCAACGTCGGGTGCCTTCGCAACCGCTGGCGTTGACAACCCTCCGCTTCACGCGCTGGAGAATGGAGTTGACGGTCTGAACGGCATCTATTCGTACTCGTCAACGAGTACCTACCCGAGCAGCAGCTATAACTCAGCTAACTACTGGGTAGATGTGATCTATGCTCCAGCTACGACTTTTACCCTTGCGGGTACGATTACTGGGGCGGGAGCAAGCGGAACTCAGGTGACGCTGACTGGACCGGTAAGCTTGACAACGACAACCGGAACAACCGGTGCCTATGCATTTAGCGGCTTGCCCAATGGGACTTATACGGTGACACCGAGCAACGGCGGGATTGCCTTTAGTCCAGCAAGCCAGACGGTGACCATTAATGGAGCCCATCAACTTGCCGTCAACTTTAGCTCGAACCTCCCGTATAGCATTTCCGGCACGATTACAGGCGGTGGCGGTGATACGGTTGCTCTGACGGGTTCGGCCACGCTCACTACGACGGCGGATGCTTCCGGCAACTACACGTTCCAACAGGTGACAAACGGGACCTACACGATCACTCCTGGAACAGCGGGATTTACGGTGAGCCCGGCGAGCCAGAATGTGACGGTGAATGGAGCATCTGTCACGGGGGTGAACTTTACAGCTACGGTGGTTACGTATGCGATCAGCGGAACCATCACTGGAGGAGCTGGAGCGACCGTTTCTCTGAGCGGTCCAGCAACGGCGACAACGACGGCGGATGCCTCCGGAAACTATAGCTTTGGGGGACTTGTTAACGGGACCTACACAGTGACGCCGTCGGTTCCAAACCTGATCTTTAATCCGGGCAACCTAACTCTGGTCGTGTATGGTGCGAACATTACCGGTGCCAATTTTGCTGTGTTGAGCAACTGCCCATGCGACACGATCTGGCAACCCTCCGCCACACCTGGGTCGCCTGACGTGGGCGACACGAATTCGGTGGAGCTGGGCGTGAAGTTCCGTGCTAATGCGGACGGATATGTGTCCGGTATCCGGTTCTATAAGTCGTTCTCGAATCAGGGAACTCATCAGGGGAACCTGTGGACAAGCACGGGAACGCTGCTGGCAACGGCAACCTTCATCAACGAAAGCAGCACTGGTTGGCAGCAGGTCATCTTCTCGCAACCTGTTGCTGTGAAGGCGAACACGACGTATGTAGCGTCGTACTTTGCGCCCGATGGGCACTATTCAGCCGATTCAGGGTTCTTTACCTCGCAAGGGGTGAATGCGCCTCCGCTAGATGCGCTACAGAACGGTGTAGACGGACCGAATGGCTTATACGGCTACTCGGCAACGAGTGTATTTCCAACCAGCAGCTCCAATGCTGCCAACTACTGGGTGGATGTGATCTACTCACCGACCACGACCTATACCGTGGCGGGTGTCATTAGCGGGGTTGGAGGGCCTGGTGCAGTAGTGAACTTGAGCGGAGCTGCGACAGCCACGACGACTGCGAACGCTTCAGGTGCATTCAGCTTCAATGGGCTTGCGAACGGGACCTACACGATCACTCCTGTCCTGGCGGGCTATGTATTCAGTCCCGCAGCGACGACGGTGACGATCAACAATGCTCATGTACTAAATGTGGCAATCTCATCGAGTCAGGCTTTCAACATCTCCGGCACAATCAGCGGTGCGGGAGGGTCGGGGGCAACCGTAACTCTGGGAGGCGCAGCAACGGGTACTGTTACCGCTAATGCGTCTGGTGTGTACACCTTTACCGGATTGGCCAATGGGAGCTATACCGTAACACCAGCAAAGGCGGGATACGTGATGACACCGTCAAGCCAGGCGGTGACGTTGAACGGATCCAACGCAACGGCCAACTTTAGCTCGCAGTTGCAGACCTATACTCTGAGCGGCACGATTAGCGGAGCCGGGGGCAATGGAGCGACAGTGACCCTGAGCGGAACATCGTCAGCGACGGTAACGGCGAGCAGTACGGGTGCGTATAGCTTCACGGTGACGAACGGGTCCTATACGGTGACGCCGACAAAGGCCGGCTTCATCTTTACTCCAGCTAATCGGGCAGTGACGGTAAGCGGCGCCAATACGACGGCGAACTTTACCTCAGCACAGACTTTCTCGATTTCGGGAACGGTCAGCGGACTTGGCGGAGCTGGAGTTACGGTCTCTCTGAGTGGAGGTGCGACTGCTACGACAGTTACAAACTCATCCGGAGGATTTACTTTCAGCGGGCTGGTGAGTGGTACATATACGGTGCAAGTAAAGAAGTCCGGAGTAATCTTTGTCCCCTCAAGCAAGTCAGTCACTATCAAGACAGCGAATGTGACGGGCGTGAACTTCCTTGCGCTATAG
- the lhgO gene encoding L-2-hydroxyglutarate oxidase produces MAISSSVDVAIIGAGIVGLATALEIVSRFPGLHVAVIEKESRVAAHQTSHNSGVIHSGIYYKPGSLKARLCVEGAAALIAFCNENNVTYDICGKVIVATTEMELPRLDELYRRGHGNGLKGLRMLGPEEIREIEPYATGLRGIWVPGTGIVNYREVAEAYAALTVRRGGAIYLSCEVTGLKYRGTSTVVETTDGAIEAKWVINCAGLQSDRVSKMAGAKLDLTIVPFRGEYYELVPEKHHMVKGLIYPVPDPQFPFLGVHFTRRIGGGVEAGPNAVLALKREGYKKTSFDAGDVARFGSFPGFWSMAAEHWRMALGEYRRSWSKAAFVHALRKLMPELTADDLRAGGSGVRAQALSRDGRLIDDFRFVYTEGMMHVCNVPSPAATASLAIGKYIVDTLLEHSGENLAKSGQVR; encoded by the coding sequence ATAGCGATCTCTTCTTCAGTTGACGTTGCGATCATCGGCGCTGGCATTGTTGGGTTGGCGACGGCGCTGGAGATTGTAAGCCGCTTTCCCGGCCTTCATGTCGCGGTTATTGAGAAAGAATCACGCGTCGCGGCTCATCAGACAAGCCACAACAGCGGCGTTATCCACTCTGGGATTTACTACAAGCCAGGGAGCCTGAAGGCGAGGCTTTGCGTGGAAGGTGCTGCGGCCCTGATTGCATTTTGCAACGAAAACAATGTGACTTATGACATTTGCGGCAAAGTAATTGTCGCGACGACAGAGATGGAGCTTCCCCGACTAGACGAACTTTACCGTCGAGGCCATGGCAATGGTTTGAAGGGGTTACGGATGTTAGGCCCCGAGGAGATACGTGAGATCGAACCATATGCGACAGGACTCAGAGGTATATGGGTACCTGGAACGGGCATAGTGAACTACCGCGAGGTCGCGGAGGCGTATGCCGCCCTGACAGTGCGACGCGGAGGGGCTATCTATCTTTCATGTGAAGTAACGGGATTGAAGTATCGGGGAACAAGCACGGTGGTGGAAACGACAGATGGAGCGATCGAAGCGAAATGGGTCATCAACTGTGCAGGCTTGCAAAGCGACCGTGTGAGCAAGATGGCTGGCGCAAAGCTTGACCTGACGATTGTTCCGTTTCGCGGAGAGTATTATGAGCTCGTCCCAGAGAAACATCACATGGTAAAGGGCCTGATTTACCCTGTTCCGGATCCGCAGTTTCCGTTTCTGGGTGTGCACTTTACGCGGCGCATCGGGGGTGGCGTGGAGGCGGGGCCGAACGCAGTGCTAGCGCTGAAACGCGAAGGATATAAGAAAACTTCGTTCGATGCTGGTGATGTCGCGCGGTTTGGCTCTTTTCCTGGTTTCTGGTCAATGGCGGCGGAACATTGGCGGATGGCGCTGGGGGAATATCGCAGGTCGTGGAGCAAAGCGGCCTTTGTTCATGCGCTCAGAAAGCTGATGCCGGAGTTGACGGCCGATGACCTACGGGCTGGGGGTTCCGGGGTGCGGGCACAGGCTCTGTCGCGAGATGGTCGGTTGATTGACGATTTCCGCTTCGTCTATACGGAGGGGATGATGCATGTCTGCAATGTGCCTTCACCGGCGGCGACAGCATCGCTGGCGATTGGAAAATATATCGTGGATACGCTGCTGGAACATAGTGGGGAGAACCTTGCCAAAAGCGGCCAGGTCAGATGA